A single window of Sporosarcina sp. FSL W7-1349 DNA harbors:
- the der gene encoding ribosome biogenesis GTPase Der codes for MTKPTVAIVGRPNVGKSTIFNRIVGERISIVEDVPGVTRDRIYSSADWLAHEFNIIDTGGIDIGDEPFLEKIRAQAEIAIDEADVIIFLTNGREGVTDADEQVAKILYKTKKPVVLAVNKIDNPDMREMIYDFYSLGFGDPYPISGSHGLGLGDLLDQVAASFPEPGAEDVEEDTIRFSLIGRPNVGKSSLVNAFIGEDRVIVSDVAGTTTDAIDTTYEYEGQKFKIIDTAGMRKKGKVYENTEKYSVLRALKAIERSDVVLIVLNGEEGIREQDKRIAGYAEEAGKGVMIVVNKWDAVEKDDKTMIRFTEDIRDNFQFLDYAPVAFVSAKTKQRVNSLFEKIIMISENHALRIQSSVLNEVIEDAVARNPAPTDKGRRLRIYYVTQVAVKPPTFVVFVNDPELMHFSYERFLQNRLRESFGFEGTPIRLITRARS; via the coding sequence ATGACGAAACCAACAGTGGCAATCGTCGGAAGGCCCAATGTCGGGAAATCCACGATATTTAACCGAATTGTCGGCGAGCGAATTTCCATCGTGGAAGACGTGCCGGGCGTGACCCGCGATCGCATTTACAGTTCGGCAGATTGGCTTGCCCATGAATTTAACATAATTGACACAGGTGGGATTGATATCGGGGACGAGCCGTTCCTTGAAAAGATCCGCGCCCAAGCGGAAATTGCCATCGACGAAGCGGACGTGATCATATTCCTGACGAATGGCCGGGAAGGCGTCACAGATGCGGACGAGCAGGTGGCGAAAATCCTGTACAAAACGAAAAAGCCCGTCGTCTTGGCAGTAAATAAAATCGATAACCCGGATATGCGTGAAATGATCTATGATTTCTACTCCCTCGGCTTTGGAGATCCTTATCCGATTTCAGGCTCCCACGGGCTCGGCTTGGGTGACTTGCTCGATCAAGTTGCGGCCAGCTTCCCAGAACCGGGCGCAGAGGATGTGGAAGAGGATACGATTCGTTTCAGCCTCATCGGCCGGCCGAATGTCGGGAAGTCTTCCCTCGTCAATGCCTTTATCGGAGAGGATCGGGTTATCGTCAGCGATGTAGCCGGTACGACGACCGATGCCATCGATACGACCTATGAATACGAGGGGCAAAAGTTCAAGATTATCGATACGGCAGGGATGCGCAAAAAAGGGAAAGTATATGAAAATACCGAGAAATATAGCGTGCTACGCGCATTGAAAGCGATCGAACGCTCCGATGTCGTCCTCATCGTCCTGAACGGGGAGGAAGGAATCCGCGAGCAGGACAAACGCATTGCCGGTTATGCAGAAGAGGCCGGGAAGGGCGTCATGATTGTCGTGAACAAATGGGACGCTGTTGAAAAGGATGACAAGACGATGATTCGTTTCACTGAGGATATCCGGGATAACTTCCAATTCCTTGACTATGCGCCGGTGGCGTTCGTCTCCGCGAAAACGAAACAGCGTGTGAATAGTTTATTCGAAAAAATCATCATGATCAGTGAAAACCATGCGTTGCGCATCCAATCCAGCGTCTTGAATGAAGTGATCGAGGATGCAGTTGCGAGAAATCCGGCTCCGACCGACAAAGGGCGACGTTTGCGCATTTATTATGTCACCCAAGTGGCCGTCAAGCCGCCGACATTTGTTGTCTTCGTCAATGATCCGGAATTGATGCACTTCTCGTACGAACGATTCTTGCAAAATCGTCTCCGTGAATCATTCGGATTTGAAGGAACGCCGATCCGACTCATAACACGGGCGAGAAGCTGA
- the mtrB gene encoding trp RNA-binding attenuation protein MtrB codes for MTQPEYVVIKAKEDGVNVIGLTRGNNTKFHHTEKLDRGEVMIAQFTEHTSAMKIRGDAEIHTAYGVVRSEGKE; via the coding sequence ATGACACAGCCCGAATATGTCGTCATTAAAGCGAAAGAAGACGGTGTAAATGTCATCGGACTAACAAGAGGAAACAATACGAAGTTTCACCACACGGAAAAGCTTGACCGCGGTGAAGTGATGATTGCCCAATTCACGGAGCATACTTCAGCGATGAAAATCCGCGGAGATGCTGAAATCCACACAGCTTACGGCGTGGTGAGAAGTGAAGGCAAGGAATAA
- a CDS encoding NAD(P)H-dependent glycerol-3-phosphate dehydrogenase, whose protein sequence is MKKVVVLGAGSWGTAIAFVLAENGHDCLIWARRPEQTDEINARHSNESYLPGIQLPAALKATSDLKAAVNHGDTIILAVPTKAMREVCAELNRMAAGPKLIVHVSKGIEPDSLKRISEMIEEEIDAAKRTAVVALSGPSHAEEVVLRHPTTVTAASNDMEAAEQVQDLFMNPYFRVYTNNDLVGVEIGAALKNVIALAAGVSDGLGYGDNAKAALITRGLAEITRLGVKMGANPLTFSGLTGLGDLIVTCTSVHSRNWKAGNMLGQGNSLDEVIAGMGMIIEGVRTAKAVHQLAIRYDVPMPLSEALYTVLFEDVPPKEAVDQLMKRMKKQEVEDLFGNR, encoded by the coding sequence ATGAAAAAAGTTGTTGTACTCGGGGCGGGCAGCTGGGGAACTGCCATCGCCTTCGTCTTGGCCGAAAATGGACATGACTGTCTCATTTGGGCGAGACGTCCCGAACAAACCGATGAAATCAATGCCCGGCATTCGAACGAGTCATATTTGCCGGGCATTCAATTGCCTGCTGCATTGAAGGCCACTTCCGATTTAAAGGCAGCCGTAAATCATGGAGATACGATCATCCTCGCTGTCCCGACGAAAGCGATGCGCGAAGTTTGTGCTGAACTGAATAGGATGGCGGCCGGACCTAAATTGATTGTTCATGTATCGAAAGGGATCGAACCGGATTCGTTGAAGCGGATTTCCGAAATGATCGAAGAAGAGATCGATGCAGCAAAACGGACGGCGGTCGTCGCACTGTCAGGGCCGAGCCATGCCGAGGAAGTCGTGCTGCGCCATCCGACGACGGTGACAGCTGCCTCCAACGACATGGAAGCAGCTGAGCAGGTGCAGGATCTGTTCATGAACCCGTATTTCCGCGTCTACACGAATAATGACCTAGTCGGGGTGGAAATCGGGGCGGCGCTGAAAAACGTCATTGCGCTTGCGGCCGGTGTGTCGGACGGGCTTGGTTACGGCGATAACGCGAAGGCGGCGCTCATTACGAGAGGATTGGCTGAAATCACTCGGCTCGGTGTAAAGATGGGGGCAAATCCGCTCACGTTTTCTGGGTTGACAGGGCTCGGGGACTTGATCGTCACTTGTACAAGCGTCCATTCGCGGAACTGGAAAGCGGGGAACATGCTTGGACAGGGGAATAGCTTGGACGAGGTCATTGCCGGCATGGGCATGATCATCGAAGGGGTCCGCACAGCGAAAGCGGTCCATCAGCTGGCCATCCGCTATGACGTGCCGATGCCGCTATCCGAAGCCCTCTATACCGTTCTGTTTGAAGATGTGCCACCGAAGGAAGCGGTCGATCAATTGATGAAACGCATGAAAAAACAGGAAGTCGAAGATCTCTTCGGCAACCGTTGA
- a CDS encoding PepSY1/2 domain-containing protein, with protein MKKTIFVLVYAIAAISIYAYGKTTESEKLALALSGQYAKKMADASEKLEELDTAVKKTLLFNESDGSAQAREDIWRLSSDIKSSISALPLDSGFSTSWMNYLGRLGDYAKDGDRYHDSEKFHQVMRQASKNLGELADEWEVATAGMVSGRLSMDGWTDRLNNVESGYDWSKMGNTVKQYTESDFPLTASESDSQKKKELRDLKDAEVTREEAVERFKELFPSVSNEIVEVGSSQAGSPYPFYHIRFAEDESIGYIDITKKGGHVLSFLSERPFGREEQPFEDIQRNAERFLKAAGYRDVVQEEARENNNVWHLVYVRVEPEYDAKVFSDVIHLKVAKDNANVVGLDASEYIRKENTARQPIIDIDWNTFFHSDVEIVKKELAYVENNQLEQRLAHYLTVLSVEHGIPGTYAVVVDTETAEVIKTEKLD; from the coding sequence ATGAAAAAAACAATATTCGTTCTAGTATACGCCATCGCAGCCATTTCGATTTATGCCTATGGCAAAACAACGGAAAGTGAAAAGCTTGCCCTCGCACTGAGCGGGCAATATGCGAAAAAAATGGCCGATGCCTCGGAAAAATTGGAAGAGCTGGATACGGCGGTCAAGAAGACGCTACTATTTAATGAATCGGATGGTTCGGCACAAGCCAGAGAAGATATTTGGCGATTATCCTCCGATATCAAAAGCTCCATCTCTGCTTTGCCGTTAGATTCGGGCTTTTCGACGTCATGGATGAACTACTTGGGGCGTCTGGGCGATTATGCCAAGGACGGCGACCGTTATCATGATTCTGAAAAATTCCATCAAGTGATGAGACAAGCGTCCAAGAACTTGGGCGAGCTCGCGGATGAATGGGAAGTCGCGACCGCTGGCATGGTCAGCGGAAGATTGTCGATGGATGGATGGACGGATCGGCTGAACAATGTGGAATCCGGTTACGACTGGTCGAAAATGGGCAATACAGTGAAGCAATACACAGAAAGCGATTTTCCGTTGACGGCGAGCGAATCGGATTCTCAGAAAAAGAAAGAGCTCCGGGATCTGAAGGATGCCGAAGTGACCCGGGAGGAAGCAGTGGAGCGCTTCAAAGAACTATTTCCTTCCGTTTCCAATGAAATTGTCGAAGTGGGCTCAAGCCAGGCGGGGTCGCCTTATCCTTTCTACCATATCCGCTTTGCGGAAGACGAATCAATTGGCTATATCGACATTACGAAAAAGGGTGGACACGTCCTTTCTTTTCTTTCCGAAAGACCTTTCGGCAGGGAAGAGCAGCCTTTCGAAGATATTCAACGGAATGCGGAACGCTTTTTGAAAGCTGCCGGTTATCGTGATGTGGTACAGGAAGAAGCGCGGGAAAATAACAATGTCTGGCATCTTGTCTATGTCCGGGTCGAACCGGAATATGACGCGAAGGTCTTTTCGGATGTTATCCACTTGAAAGTAGCCAAAGATAATGCAAACGTGGTCGGCTTGGATGCCTCCGAGTATATCCGGAAGGAAAATACAGCAAGACAACCGATTATCGACATCGATTGGAACACTTTTTTCCATTCGGACGTTGAAATAGTCAAAAAGGAACTCGCCTACGTGGAGAATAATCAGCTAGAACAACGGCTGGCACATTATTTGACTGTCCTATCCGTTGAGCATGGCATACCGGGCACCTATGCCGTCGTTGTCGATACAGAAACAGCCGAAGTGATCAAAACCGAGAAGCTGGATTAG
- a CDS encoding flagellar brake protein — translation MTSGWRVFAMLLTVGTIIVIDKEYTKDSEKYKSKVVDIGEDHVMIDYPTHIETGRTTFIIDGTTLLVTFIDQNKISYAFKTEVCGRLNKGIPMLKLSYPGDDQLYKIQRREFVRVDTAIDVAVETEEGFSQFVAEDLSAGGIALNIPRNVPFKEEDVVNLTIVLPFLDKEIKYVRTLAKVVRIWEKNGRTIGSLQFEDIEAVDRQYIIRFCFERQLQTRNRES, via the coding sequence ATGACTTCAGGATGGCGGGTGTTTGCAATGCTATTGACAGTCGGTACTATCATTGTAATCGATAAAGAATATACGAAAGACAGCGAAAAGTATAAAAGCAAGGTGGTCGATATCGGGGAAGATCACGTCATGATCGACTACCCGACCCATATCGAAACGGGCCGGACCACCTTTATCATCGATGGGACTACATTGCTCGTAACTTTCATCGACCAAAATAAGATTTCCTACGCGTTCAAGACGGAAGTATGCGGTAGGTTGAATAAAGGGATCCCGATGTTGAAGTTGTCATATCCGGGAGACGATCAGCTGTACAAGATTCAGCGGCGCGAATTCGTCCGAGTAGACACCGCAATCGACGTGGCGGTTGAAACGGAGGAAGGTTTCAGCCAGTTTGTCGCGGAAGATTTGAGCGCGGGCGGGATCGCCCTCAATATTCCCCGTAACGTCCCGTTCAAGGAAGAGGATGTAGTCAATTTGACGATCGTTCTCCCTTTCTTGGATAAGGAAATCAAATATGTCCGGACGCTTGCAAAAGTGGTCCGTATTTGGGAGAAGAATGGCCGGACGATCGGCTCCCTTCAATTCGAAGACATCGAAGCCGTCGACAGGCAATATATCATTCGTTTCTGTTTCGAGCGGCAATTGCAAACGAGAAATCGGGAGTCGTAA
- the sleB gene encoding spore cortex-lytic enzyme — protein sequence MQVKRMVIRMVAIVLLLGTAYATSPNQIDAFSARDLARGANGDDVIELQARLQYIGYYHGAIDGKFGYSTYWALRNFQEKFGLPVDGIAGAQTKKKLAAASQYDEKFVQDNIRKGNQFTYYGNKPLSSQVSQGGAKKDPIQLPAKYSDQDLKLLANAVYGEARGEPYEGQVAVAAVILNRIEHPDFPDTVGGVIFQPGAFTAVADGQIWLEPNERAKEAVLDAINGWDPSENAIYYFNPITATSKWIWSRPQIKKIGLHVFCM from the coding sequence ATGCAAGTGAAACGAATGGTGATCCGGATGGTGGCCATCGTCCTTTTACTAGGAACGGCGTATGCCACTTCTCCAAATCAAATCGATGCTTTTAGCGCACGGGACTTGGCAAGGGGCGCGAACGGAGACGACGTTATTGAACTCCAGGCAAGACTCCAATATATCGGATATTATCATGGAGCCATTGACGGGAAATTCGGATATTCGACCTATTGGGCGCTGCGGAATTTCCAGGAGAAATTCGGTCTGCCTGTCGATGGAATTGCGGGAGCTCAAACGAAGAAAAAGTTGGCGGCTGCTTCCCAGTATGATGAGAAGTTTGTACAAGACAACATACGGAAGGGCAATCAATTCACCTATTATGGAAATAAACCGTTATCTTCGCAAGTGTCCCAAGGCGGTGCCAAGAAAGATCCGATCCAGTTGCCTGCCAAGTATTCCGACCAGGATCTGAAACTTCTGGCCAATGCGGTTTACGGGGAAGCCCGGGGTGAGCCGTATGAGGGACAAGTGGCGGTTGCTGCAGTCATCTTGAACCGCATCGAGCACCCGGATTTCCCTGATACGGTAGGCGGAGTCATCTTTCAGCCGGGCGCCTTTACCGCGGTTGCAGACGGACAAATCTGGCTGGAGCCGAATGAACGGGCAAAAGAAGCCGTGTTGGATGCCATCAACGGGTGGGATCCATCTGAAAATGCCATCTATTATTTCAACCCGATCACAGCGACAAGCAAATGGATCTGGTCGCGCCCGCAAATCAAAAAAATCGGGCTGCATGTTTTCTGCATGTGA
- a CDS encoding lysophospholipid acyltransferase family protein codes for MNLYPFGKAAVSTLFYPLFRIKVIGREHFPKEGGVLLCTNHIHNFDPPVVGITCPRTVHFMAKEELFNAPILKSLLPSLQAYPVKRGMSDREAFRNTLKHLRSGKVVGLFPEGTRSKTGELGKGLAGAGFFALKGDAVVVPCAIIGPYAPLRQLKVVYGKPLDMTPYRERKASAEEVTEVIMEEIRKLQQQNK; via the coding sequence ATGAATCTGTATCCTTTCGGAAAGGCGGCCGTCAGCACGCTTTTCTATCCATTGTTCCGCATTAAAGTGATCGGCAGGGAGCATTTCCCGAAAGAAGGCGGCGTCTTGTTATGTACAAACCACATTCATAACTTTGATCCGCCTGTTGTCGGCATCACTTGCCCGCGGACGGTGCATTTCATGGCGAAAGAAGAACTTTTCAACGCGCCTATATTGAAAAGTCTCCTTCCGAGCCTCCAGGCATACCCTGTGAAACGGGGGATGAGCGATCGGGAAGCTTTCCGGAACACGTTGAAGCATCTCCGCTCCGGAAAAGTTGTCGGCCTGTTTCCGGAAGGGACAAGAAGCAAAACCGGGGAACTTGGCAAAGGGTTGGCAGGTGCAGGTTTTTTCGCACTGAAAGGCGATGCCGTTGTCGTTCCGTGTGCCATCATAGGCCCCTACGCACCGCTCCGGCAGTTGAAAGTCGTTTACGGGAAACCGCTGGACATGACCCCGTACCGGGAGCGCAAGGCCTCTGCGGAAGAGGTGACAGAAGTCATCATGGAGGAAATCCGCAAGCTTCAGCAACAAAATAAATGA
- the rpsA gene encoding 30S ribosomal protein S1 codes for MTEEMNFETETGYNEGDRVTGKVTKIEDKSVTVEIPGAPFDGVIPISELSSLHIEKASDAVEVGQELELSIIKVEEDNYVLSKRKIDAEDAWDSLEEKFNNGEVIETEVKDVVKGGLVVDLGVRGFIPASLVEDYFVESFDEYKGRTMTFKIVEMDKEKNRLILSHRAVIQEEKAAQKEEVLENLKAGQVLEGTVQRLASFGAFVDIGGVDGLVHISQLSHEHIEKVSDVLKEGDKVNVKVLSVDRDSERISLSIKDTLPGPWEGIEERAPKGSIFEGVVKRLVSYGAFVEVLPGVEGLVHISRISHKHIGTPHDVLQEGQKVQVKVLDVNADEKRLSLSIKDLIEKEEDNNYGDYEMPEEASGFSISDVIGDQLKKFSE; via the coding sequence ATGACTGAAGAAATGAACTTTGAAACTGAAACGGGCTATAACGAAGGAGATCGGGTTACCGGTAAGGTGACGAAAATCGAAGATAAATCGGTAACGGTTGAAATTCCAGGAGCACCTTTCGATGGTGTCATTCCGATCAGCGAACTATCCAGCCTTCATATCGAAAAGGCTTCCGATGCTGTAGAGGTCGGCCAAGAGCTTGAACTGAGCATTATCAAAGTGGAAGAGGATAATTACGTCCTTTCGAAGCGGAAAATCGATGCGGAAGACGCATGGGACTCCTTGGAAGAGAAATTCAACAATGGGGAAGTCATCGAAACGGAAGTGAAGGACGTCGTCAAAGGCGGACTTGTTGTGGACCTTGGCGTCCGCGGATTCATCCCGGCATCGCTTGTCGAGGACTACTTCGTCGAATCTTTCGATGAATACAAAGGCCGTACGATGACATTCAAGATCGTCGAGATGGATAAAGAGAAGAACCGTTTGATCCTTTCACACCGTGCGGTGATCCAAGAAGAGAAAGCTGCGCAGAAAGAGGAAGTTCTCGAGAACCTGAAAGCCGGTCAAGTGCTGGAAGGAACAGTCCAACGACTCGCTTCCTTCGGTGCGTTCGTTGATATCGGCGGCGTGGACGGACTTGTCCACATTTCCCAATTGTCTCATGAACACATCGAAAAAGTGTCCGATGTATTGAAAGAAGGGGACAAAGTAAATGTCAAAGTCCTATCCGTCGACCGAGATTCGGAACGGATTTCCCTGTCCATCAAAGACACATTGCCTGGCCCTTGGGAAGGAATCGAAGAGAGAGCGCCGAAAGGTTCCATCTTTGAAGGCGTCGTCAAGCGACTTGTCTCCTACGGCGCGTTCGTTGAAGTTCTTCCGGGTGTTGAAGGACTTGTCCATATTTCCCGCATTTCTCACAAACATATCGGTACACCGCATGATGTGTTGCAGGAAGGCCAGAAAGTCCAAGTCAAAGTGCTGGATGTCAATGCGGATGAAAAACGTCTATCGCTCAGCATCAAAGACTTGATTGAAAAAGAAGAAGATAACAACTACGGCGACTATGAAATGCCAGAAGAAGCATCAGGCTTTTCCATTAGCGACGTCATCGGAGATCAGTTGAAGAAATTCTCTGAATGA
- the cmk gene encoding (d)CMP kinase has product MVNGIQIAIDGPAGAGKSTVAKMAAEKLGFTYIDTGAMYRALTHKALTDHIDINDEDAMKRLLLHTDIHLLPSAKGQAVLLDGEDVSEAIRTQEVTKAVSAVAAHPSVRLLMVDKQRQLANNKGVVMDGRDIGTDVLPHAQLKIFLTASVEERALRRFKENDGRGIHTSLEQLQADISERDRADSERKASPLRQAEDAILVDSTSMTIGDVVEKIRELAEERMVR; this is encoded by the coding sequence ATGGTAAATGGCATTCAAATTGCGATTGATGGTCCGGCGGGTGCGGGGAAGAGCACCGTTGCCAAAATGGCAGCCGAAAAACTGGGCTTTACGTATATTGATACAGGAGCGATGTATCGCGCGTTGACGCATAAGGCGCTCACCGATCACATAGATATAAATGACGAGGATGCGATGAAGCGCTTGTTACTGCATACGGACATCCACCTGCTTCCATCCGCAAAAGGGCAAGCCGTCCTGTTGGATGGAGAGGATGTATCGGAAGCAATCCGTACCCAAGAAGTGACGAAAGCGGTATCGGCAGTCGCGGCACATCCATCTGTTCGTCTGTTGATGGTGGACAAACAGCGCCAGTTGGCGAACAATAAAGGTGTGGTCATGGATGGCCGGGATATCGGCACGGATGTATTGCCGCATGCGCAATTGAAAATTTTCCTAACTGCTTCTGTAGAAGAGCGGGCGTTGCGGCGCTTTAAAGAAAATGACGGGCGCGGCATCCATACCTCTTTGGAACAATTGCAAGCGGATATAAGCGAGCGGGACCGCGCAGATAGTGAACGGAAAGCATCCCCTCTCCGGCAAGCCGAAGACGCAATCCTGGTCGACTCCACCTCGATGACCATCGGGGATGTCGTGGAAAAAATCAGGGAGCTGGCGGAAGAGAGGATGGTCCGATGA
- a CDS encoding HU family DNA-binding protein: MNKTELINSVAETAGLTKKDATKAVEAVFDTIQATLAKGDKVQLIGFGNFEVRERAARKGRNPQSGEEIDIAASKVPAFKAGKALKDAVK, translated from the coding sequence GTGAATAAAACAGAATTGATTAACTCTGTAGCCGAAACGGCAGGTCTTACGAAGAAGGACGCAACAAAAGCTGTTGAGGCTGTATTCGATACGATCCAGGCGACTCTTGCAAAGGGAGATAAAGTGCAACTGATCGGTTTCGGAAACTTCGAAGTTCGTGAGCGTGCAGCTCGTAAAGGACGCAACCCGCAATCTGGGGAAGAAATCGATATCGCAGCAAGCAAAGTACCTGCTTTCAAAGCGGGGAAAGCGCTCAAGGACGCTGTGAAATAA
- the spoIVA gene encoding stage IV sporulation protein A, producing the protein MKEELYESLARRTDGDIYIGVVGPVRVGKSTFVKRVMEEVVIPNMTEPSDRIRAQDELPQSSPGPVIMTSEPKFVPAQGTSVSVGEGDLKFQIRLADCVGYVIDGVKGYEDEDGPKYVHTPWHNEPVPFEEAARIGTDKVIRDHSTIGILVTTDGTVNNIPREAAEVAETEIVGKLKEIGKPFVIVLNSKMPAHERTVLLKQQLHETHGVPVIAISADQLNAQEIQLILKEALYEFPISDIELQKPDWMDVLGSEHELNASIDNVINEGFLGVSKIRKVQEIAESLRDQEHVKFSEVVEVDAGKGKATVRIEIDEGAFRQVCEDIMEQEIGTKKDWLLFVKEAAKAKKSYNLYSEAIEKAKQDGYGIALPSLHDFNPSPPELIKQNDFFGVRMKATAPSLHVIRVDMEAEFSPLIGSEFHSHHLLKELKHAYLHDRDALWQTSLFGTPLHEVMKESIRFKTNSVPSRARNRLRETIEQMVNDGNKGMVTFIV; encoded by the coding sequence ATGAAAGAAGAATTGTATGAGAGCTTGGCTAGACGCACAGACGGTGATATTTATATCGGTGTTGTCGGCCCGGTCCGGGTAGGCAAATCGACATTCGTGAAACGGGTCATGGAAGAAGTGGTCATTCCGAATATGACAGAGCCGTCCGACCGAATCCGGGCGCAAGACGAACTGCCGCAAAGCTCACCGGGGCCTGTCATTATGACGTCGGAACCGAAATTCGTTCCGGCACAAGGGACGTCGGTTTCGGTAGGGGAAGGAGATTTGAAGTTCCAGATCCGGCTGGCGGACTGCGTCGGCTATGTGATCGACGGTGTGAAAGGATATGAGGATGAGGACGGTCCGAAATACGTCCATACGCCATGGCATAATGAACCCGTCCCGTTTGAAGAGGCGGCGCGCATCGGGACGGATAAAGTGATCCGTGACCATTCCACAATCGGCATCCTTGTGACAACGGATGGGACGGTGAACAATATTCCGCGTGAGGCGGCGGAAGTGGCGGAAACAGAAATCGTCGGCAAGCTGAAGGAGATCGGGAAGCCGTTCGTCATCGTGTTGAATTCCAAAATGCCTGCGCATGAACGGACGGTCCTGTTGAAGCAGCAGCTGCATGAAACCCATGGGGTGCCGGTCATCGCCATCAGTGCGGACCAATTGAATGCCCAGGAGATCCAATTGATCTTGAAGGAAGCGCTCTACGAGTTTCCGATTTCGGACATCGAATTGCAAAAGCCGGACTGGATGGACGTGCTCGGCAGCGAACATGAGCTGAATGCCTCCATCGACAATGTGATTAATGAAGGATTCCTCGGAGTTTCGAAGATCCGCAAAGTGCAGGAAATTGCGGAAAGCCTGCGGGATCAAGAGCATGTGAAATTTTCCGAAGTCGTCGAAGTCGATGCAGGAAAAGGGAAAGCTACCGTCCGAATTGAAATTGACGAGGGTGCATTCCGGCAAGTGTGCGAAGATATTATGGAGCAGGAGATCGGGACGAAAAAAGATTGGCTCCTCTTTGTAAAAGAGGCCGCCAAAGCAAAGAAATCGTATAATTTATATTCGGAAGCGATTGAAAAGGCGAAGCAAGATGGCTACGGAATCGCCTTGCCGTCGCTACATGATTTCAACCCATCTCCGCCTGAGCTGATCAAACAGAACGACTTCTTCGGGGTTCGGATGAAAGCAACGGCTCCATCCCTGCATGTCATCCGGGTGGATATGGAGGCGGAATTCTCACCGCTCATCGGCTCCGAATTCCATAGCCACCACTTGCTGAAAGAATTGAAACATGCCTACTTGCATGATCGGGATGCCTTGTGGCAAACGTCGCTGTTCGGCACGCCGCTTCATGAGGTGATGAAGGAAAGCATCCGCTTCAAAACGAATTCTGTGCCGTCCCGGGCCAGAAACCGATTGCGTGAAACGATTGAACAAATGGTCAATGATGGGAACAAGGGCATGGTAACATTCATCGTTTGA
- the folE gene encoding GTP cyclohydrolase I FolE — MQEFDQQKIEVAVKMILEAIGEDPDREGLLETPKRVAKMYAEVFEGMGKDPKEYFKTVFHENHDEVVLVKDIPFHSMCEHHLVPFFGLAHVAYIPRDGVVAGLSKLARAVETTAKRPQLQERITSTVADAMMEMLNPYGVYVVIEAEHMCMTMRGIKKPGSKTVTTVARGVYEHDEVKRAEILSLIRMS, encoded by the coding sequence ATGCAAGAGTTTGATCAACAAAAAATCGAAGTGGCAGTCAAAATGATCTTGGAAGCGATCGGGGAAGACCCGGATCGGGAAGGATTGTTGGAGACGCCGAAGCGGGTTGCCAAAATGTATGCCGAAGTGTTCGAAGGCATGGGGAAAGACCCGAAAGAATATTTCAAAACCGTATTCCATGAAAATCATGACGAGGTCGTCCTCGTGAAAGATATACCGTTCCACTCGATGTGTGAACATCATCTCGTCCCCTTTTTCGGACTCGCCCATGTCGCTTACATACCGCGTGACGGAGTCGTCGCAGGTCTCAGCAAATTGGCAAGGGCTGTCGAAACGACGGCGAAACGTCCGCAATTGCAGGAGCGGATCACGTCGACAGTTGCCGATGCGATGATGGAAATGCTCAATCCGTATGGAGTTTATGTCGTCATCGAGGCGGAGCATATGTGCATGACGATGCGGGGAATTAAAAAGCCCGGCTCTAAGACAGTGACGACGGTTGCCCGCGGGGTATATGAGCATGATGAGGTAAAGCGCGCCGAAATTCTTTCCCTCATCCGGATGTCCTGA
- a CDS encoding DUF2768 domain-containing protein: protein MDKMWLSFYAMGFMAISMGLIFASRHKLNNRFLKAIFALVAYSLLIISFFAMVYLVFNGPTGGA from the coding sequence ATGGATAAGATGTGGCTGTCATTTTACGCGATGGGATTCATGGCGATCTCCATGGGTCTGATTTTCGCGAGCCGCCACAAATTGAACAACCGATTTCTAAAAGCAATCTTTGCCCTCGTGGCTTATTCCCTTCTGATCATTTCGTTTTTTGCCATGGTCTATCTCGTATTTAATGGTCCTACAGGAGGGGCGTAA